CTGGGCGATCGACGTCGAGCCCGCCGCCGACGGCGACGTGCTCACCCTGCGCTATGCCGAGCCGGGCGGCTTCGCCAACTGGCTCGTCGGATACGGCGCCGACGTGACCGTCATCGAGCCGGTCGAGGTCCGCGAGGCGGTGATCCTGCGGCTGCAGGAGATCGTCAAGGAGTTCGAGCCCGTGGAGGTGGTCCGGTGACGGTCACCCGCCCCGGCACCTCGGCCGACCGGCTGGCCCGGTTGTTGAATCTGGTGCCCTACCTGCTGACGCGGCCCGGGATCCTGATCACCGAGGCGGCCGCCGATCTCGGGGTCACCCCGGCGCAGCTCCAGGACGACCTGGAGCTGCTCTGGGTGTGCGGGCTGCCCGGATACGGCCCCGGTGACCTGATCGACATGGCGTTCGACGGCGACCGGGTCACCATCACCTACGACGCGGGCATCGACCGGCCGTTGCGCCTGACTCCCGACGAGGCGATGGCGCTGGTGGTGGCGCTGCGGATGCTCGCCGAGACGCCGGGCATCGCCGACCGCGACGCGATCAGCCGGGCCCTGTCGAAGATCGAGAAGGCTGCGGGGGAGTGGGCCGACGCGCCCGTCGCCGTCGGCACCCGGGGCAACGACGACCGGCTCGCCACCGTGCGTGCCGCCGTCGAGCGCGGCCGGGCGCTGCGCATCACCTACTACACGGCGACCCGCGACGCGACGACCGAGCGGGTGATCGACCCGATCCGGGTGCTGATCGTGGGCGAGCGCTCCTATGTCGAGGCCTGGTGCCGACGCGCGGCCGACGTGCGGCTGTTCCGGGTCGACCGGATCGATGCGCTCGTCGAGCTCGAGGAGCCCGCGGTGCCGCCGCCGGGGGTTCGCAGCGAGGTCCTCGACGGTGCCGTCTACCGCCCGGCGGGGGACGCGCCCGAGATGGTGCTGCGGATCGGACGCGGGGCGCGGTGGATCACGGAGTATTACCCCGTCGAGGGGATCGAGGAGCTCACTCCCGAGGAGTGGCTGGTCACGATGCGGGTGACGGACCTGGACTGGGCCCGGCGGTTCGTGCTCGGACTCGGGCCGGGCGTGGGCGTCGTCTCGCCCAGTGAGCTCGCGGCATCGGTGCGCTGCTCGGCGCAGGAAGCGCTCGCGGCGTATTCGGCGTGATTAAATCATTCG
This portion of the Allocatelliglobosispora scoriae genome encodes:
- a CDS encoding helix-turn-helix transcriptional regulator; translated protein: MTVTRPGTSADRLARLLNLVPYLLTRPGILITEAAADLGVTPAQLQDDLELLWVCGLPGYGPGDLIDMAFDGDRVTITYDAGIDRPLRLTPDEAMALVVALRMLAETPGIADRDAISRALSKIEKAAGEWADAPVAVGTRGNDDRLATVRAAVERGRALRITYYTATRDATTERVIDPIRVLIVGERSYVEAWCRRAADVRLFRVDRIDALVELEEPAVPPPGVRSEVLDGAVYRPAGDAPEMVLRIGRGARWITEYYPVEGIEELTPEEWLVTMRVTDLDWARRFVLGLGPGVGVVSPSELAASVRCSAQEALAAYSA